One region of Triticum aestivum cultivar Chinese Spring chromosome 6B, IWGSC CS RefSeq v2.1, whole genome shotgun sequence genomic DNA includes:
- the LOC123137997 gene encoding trafficking protein particle complex subunit 11 — MEDYPEELRTPPVSLVSIVGCPEMHATISAALSSQQPPINTLALPDFAKANILSRTGKSRDPLAPPQAATGILKKDWLLKHRTRVPAAVAAMFRADQVTGDPAQWLQACSDLENLKSIIQGRHTKLVVILVQTQAGDELGEEVMVALRKRAEIDSKHLIVLVESDEAERNASLLKLRTIFAELCSTYYKGEGRRIKARIEKRNFSSVELSVRYCFKVAVYAEFRRDWPEALKFYEEGVRVLREMIGTSTRLPPTQRLVEIKAVADQFHFKISTLLLHAGKVVEAITWFRKHIRSFERVVGSPEVAFLHWEWFSRQFLVFGELIETTSTTVPDTISPRFGTADNALTEWEFQPAYYYQLAANYLREKRCALECPSSSANLTGDSQIPDSVMSSVYVGQYVRLFEEGDTISVLPLSDTEYTSYALSEAERFQDSYEIIALFRKAYESFLSLGATRMASSCSAGMAIEYYAAGEFGNAKKLFDGVVGLYRQEGWTTLLWENLGYLRECSRKLNSLVNFISYSLEMAALPLFSGSVQGNSENKSNGPAGWPTISRREEIQQEVVDILEGKHTSQVIDDEFNLQLTEESTHLVIDQISPLRIVLVASVAFHDQSVKPGSPLLVSVSLLSHLPSPVAIDQLEVQFNQSDCNFVMVSAQEDSSTLNSDVYGQVVHSTSLTLFSNKWMRLTHEVKSGQSGKLECLSVKAIINKHLVVCCQAESPASMEDFPLWKFEDQVETLPTKDAALAFSGQKLIQVEEPDTQVDLVLDSTGPALVGELFVVPVTILSKGHAVHSGELKINLVDAKGGGLLMSPGEADESESHHVELLGVSTASGDEVSKEEVDNIKKIQYSFGVVSVPTLVAGDSWSCKLEIKWHGAKSLMLYVSLGYSLDSSEDASLHRLNVHRSLQVEGKIPMIVGHQFLRPFRREPLLLSRIRSSSDNNKKDSLAMNESNMLIVSARNCTEVPLRLHSIAIESDGDGKQLCSVEQISGLSDEYAVVAPSAEYKAIFSVNPRASNPDFYLGELCLNWSRDLVLGENQDSRVTMKQRLPEVHIEEPPLVVSIECPPYAILGTPFTFYVKIHNSTSLLQEIKYSLVDSQNFVFSGAHNHAAFILPKTEHTVSHKLVPLGSGSQQLPRITVTSVRYSAALTPPTSATSVFVYPSEPKFNLEKSHPISDECVS; from the exons ATGGAGGACTACCCGGAGGAGCTGCGGACGCCGCCGGTGTCGCTGGTGTCCATCGTGGGGTGCCCGGAGATGCACGCCACGATCTCGGCGGCGCTCAGCTCCCAGCAGCCGCCCATCAACACGCTGGCCCTCCCGGACTTCGCCAAGGCCAACATCCTCTCCCGCACCGGCAAGAGCCGCGACCCGCTCGCGCCGCCGCAGGCCGCCACGGGGATCCTCAAGAAGGACTGGCTCCTCAAGCACCGGACGCGggtgcccgccgccgtcgccgccatgttCCGGGCCGATCAGGTCACCGGCGACCCCGCCCAGTGGCTCCAGGCCTGCTCCGATCTCGAGAACCTCAA GTCTATAATCCAGGGAAGACATACTAAATTGGTGGTGATCCTTGTACAGACTCAAGCTGGTG ATGAGCTGGGTGAGGAAGTTATGGTTGCCCTGAGAAAACGTGCGGAGATTGATTCTAAGCACCTGATTGTGTTGGTTGAGAGTGATGAAGCAGAACGGAACGCATCTCTCCTCAA ATTGAGGACTATTTTTGCGGAGCTGTGTTCCACATACTATAAGGGGGAAGGGCGAAGGATAAAAGCCCGCATTGAGAAGAGGAACTTCTCTTCTGTGGAGCTGAGTGTCCGCTACTGCTTCAAG GTTGCTGTTTATGCGGAGTTTAGGCGGGATTGGCCAGAAGCATTGAAGTTCTACGAGGAAGGAGTTCGTGTTTTGCGTGAG ATGATTGGGACTTCAACAAGGTTGCCTCCAACCCAACGCCTAGTTGAGATAAAAGCAGTCGCCGATCAATTTCACTTTAAGATATCAACGTTGCTGCTTCATGCTGGGAAGGTCGTAGAAGCAATCACATGGTTCCGTAAACATATCCGAAGCTTTGAGCGTGTTGTTGGATCACCAGAAGTTGCTTTTCTTCATTGGGAATGGTTTAGCAGGCAGTTCCTTGTCTTTGGTGAGCTAATAGAGACAACATCAACAACTGTTCCAGATACAATATCCCCCCGGTTTGGTACTGCTGACAATGCATTGACTGAGTGGGAATTTCAGCCAGCTTACTACTACCAG TTAGCGGCAAATTACCTCCGAGAGAAGAGGTGTGCTTTAGAGTGCCCTTCGTCAAGTGCAAATCTTACCGGTGATAGCCAAATACCTGACTCCGTAATGTCTTCTGTATATGTTGGCCAGTATGTCCGCCTGTTTGAGGAAGGAGATACCATTTCTGTGCTTCC CCTTTCTGATACAGAATATACCAGTTATGCTTTGTCAGAAGCTGAAAGGTTTCAAGATTCGTATGAGATAATTGCATTGTTCAGAAAAGCTTATGAATCATTTCTGAGTCTAGGGGCTACGAGAATGGCTTCTTCCTGTAGTGCTGGAATGGCTATAGAATATTATGCAGCTGGGGAATTTGGTAACGCAAAAAAACTTTTTGATGGCGTCGTTGGTCTATACCGTCAGGAGGGCTGGACTACTTTGCTTTGGGAAAACCTGGGTTACTTGAGAGAATGCTCAAGGAAACTTAATTCTCTGGTGAATTTTATCAGCTATTCACTAGAGATGGCTGCATTACCGTTATTCTCTGGCAGTGTACAGGGCAACTCTGAAAATAAAAGTAATGGACCAGCAGGTTGGCCTACCATTTCCAGGAGAGAGGAAATACAGCAAGAAGTTGTCGATATTCTTGAAGGAAAACATACATCCCAAGTTATCGATGATGAATTTAATCTTCAGTTGACGGAAGAATCTACTCACCTAGTTATTGATCAAATAAGTCCTCTAAGAATAGTGCTTGTTGCATCTGTTGCTTTTCATGACCAATCTGTAAAACCTGGCTCACCTCTGCTTGTCAGCGTGTCATTGTTGTCTCATCTTCCTTCTCCAGTTGCAATTGATCAATTGGAGGTTCAGTTCAACCAATCTGACTGTAACTTTGTCATGGTTAGTGCACAGGAAGATTCTTCTACGTTGAATTCAGATGTTTATGGCCAAGTCGTCCATTCTACTTCTCTTACATTGTTCAGCAATAAATGGATGCGGTTGACGCATGAAGTTAAATCAG GACAAAGTGGAAAGTTGGAATGTTTATCGGtgaaggcaataataaataagCACCTTGTGGTTTGCTGCCAGGCTGAAAGTCCTGCTTCAATGGAAGACTTCCCGCTGTGGAAATTTGAGGATCAAGTGGAGACATTGCCTACAAAGGATGCTGCACTCGCCTTTTCCGGGCAGAAACTGATTCAAGTCGAAGAGCCAGACACTCAAGTTGACCTTGTCTTAGATTCTACTGGCCCTGCGCTGGTTGGAGAGTTGTTTGTTGTCCCAGTAACCATATTATCAAAAGGGCACGCAGTTCATTCTGGTGAGCTGAAAATTAATCTTGTCGATGCCAAAGGCGGTGGTCTTCTGATGAGTCCAGGGGAAGCAGACGAATCTGAAAGCCATCACGTTGAACTTCTTGGTGTTTCAACCGCAAGTGGGGATGAAGTGTCGAAGGAAGAAGTCGATAACATTAAAAAGATTCAATATTCATTTGGGGTCGTATCAGTTCCCACGTTAGTTGCTGGTGATTCCTGGTCCTGCAAATTGGAAATTAAATGGCATGGAGCAAAGTCACTCATGCTCTATGTTTCACTTGGCTATTCTCTAGACTCGAGTGAAGATGCATCACTACACAGACTTAACGTGCACAGAAGCTTGCAAGTTGAAGGAAAGATCCCCATGATAGTTGGTCACCAGTTTTTGAGACCATTTAGGCGAGAACCCTTGTTGCTATCCAGGATCAGATCCTCAAGCGACAACAATAAAAAAGATTCACTTGCTATGAACGAGTCCAATATGCTTATTGTGAGTGCTAGAAATTGCACCGAGGTCCCTTTGCGTTTGCACTCGATAGCCATTGAATCTGATGGTGATGGGAAGCAGCTGTGCTCTGTGGAACAAATCAGCGGACTATCGGATGAATACGCGGTTGTTGCTCCTAGCGCAGAATACAAAgcaatattttcagtcaatccaagggCCAGCAATCCAGACTTTTATTTAGGTGAACTTTGCCTGAACTGGTCAAGAGATTTAGTCCTTGGAGAGAATCAAGATAGCCGTGTTACAATGAAGCAAAGATTACCCGAGGTTCATATCGAGGAGCCGCCGCTTGTTGTGAGCATCGAGTGCCCTCCCTACGCTATCCTCGGGACCCCGTTCACTTTCTATGTGAAGATCCACAATTCAACATCCTTACTCCAGGAAATCAAGTACTCTCTTGTTGATTCCCAGAACTTTGTTTTCTCTGGGGCTCACAATCATGCCGCATTCATTCTGCCGAAAACCGAGCATACTGTTAGTCACAAGCTCGTGCCGCTTGGTTCCGGTTCCCAGCAGCTGCCGAGGATAACAGTAACTTCGGTGAGGTACTCTGCTGCATTGACTCCTCCAACCTCAGCCACATCCGTCTTTGTGTATCCCAGCGAGCCCAAATTCAACCTGGAAAAGAGCCACCCCATATCCGATGAATGCGTGAGCTAG
- the LOC123137999 gene encoding ribose-phosphate pyrophosphokinase 4 — protein MLPSATATNTYTYWPGAAAGGLGFSRAAIIGRPRGESNRYSRPRTTCLAARVSIPPTPSPSEPLPTRRSPVLAPAAAAAACRAEMEVAAAAAAVAVPRHKVKKQINLFYCAECEELALKVAAASDAIQLQSINWRNFPDGFPNLFINNAHDIRGQHVAFLASFSSPAIIFEQISVIFALPKLFIASFTLVLPFFPTGTFERVEEEGDVATAFTLARILSMIPKSRGGPTSVVIYDIHALQERFYFGDDVLPCFETGIPLLLQRLSQLPDADNVTIAFPDDGAWKRFHKSLANFPVVVCAKVREGDKRIVRIKEGNPEGRHVVIVDDLVQSGGTLRECQKVLAAHGATKVSAYVTHAVFPNQSYERFMTANSAGPGDQFAYFWITDSCPQTVKAISQQPPFEVLSLASSIADALQI, from the exons ATGCTACCAAGTGCCACGGCGACAAACACGTACACGTATTGGCCTGGCGCCGCGGCTGGGGGTCTAGGGTTTAGCCGGGCGGCAATAATTGGGAGGCCGAGAGGAGAATCAAATCGATACTCCCGGCCCCGGACGACCTGCTTGGCTGCGCGCGTCTCGATACCACCTACCCCGTCGCCGTCAGAGCCTCTTCCCACGCGCCGCTCCCCTGTcctcgcacccgccgccgccgccgccgcctgccgggccGAGATGGaggtcgctgccgccgccgccgccgtcgccgtcccgaGGCACAAGGTGAAGAAGCAGATTAACCTCTTCTACTGCGCCGAGTGCGAGGAGCTCGCCCTcaaggtcgccgccgcctccgacgccaTCCAGCTCCAGTCCATCAACTGGAG GAACTTCCCCGACGGGTTCCCGAACCTGTTCATCAACAACGCGCACGACATCCGGGGGCAGCACGTGGCCTTCCTCGCCTCCTTCAGCTCGCCGGCGATCATCTTCGAGCAGATCTCCGTCATCTTCGCTCTGCCCAAGCTCTTCATCGCCTCCTTCACGCTCGTGCTGCCCTTCTTCCCCACGGGCACCTTCGAGCGCGTCGAGGAGGAGGGCGACGTCGCCACCGCCTTCACGCTCGCGCGCATCCTCTCCATGATCCCCAAGTCGCGCGGCGGGCCCACCAGCGTCGTCATCTACGACATCCACGCGCTCCAGGAGAGGTTCTACTTCGGGGACGACGTCCTGCCCTGCTTCGAGACCGGCATACCGCTCCTGCTGCAGCGCCTCAGCCAGCTCCCCGACGCCGACAAT GTCACCATTGCCTTCCCAGATGATGGGGCGTGGAAGCGCTTCCACAAGTCGTTGGCCAACTTCCCAGTG GTTGTCTGTGCGAAGGTCCGTGAAGGCGACAAGAGGATAGTCCGCATTAAAGAAGGGAACCCTGAAGGGCGACAtgtcgttattgttgatgatttagTGCAATCTGGTGGAACTCTTAGAGAGTGCCAG AAAGTTCTGGCTGCTCATGGTGCTACAAAAGTCAGCGCCTATGTTACTCATGCTGTGTTCCCCAATCAGTCATATGAACGCTTCATGACTGCTAATTCTG CTGGGCCAGGTGACCAGTTTGCTTACTTCTGGATCACGGATTCGTGCCCTCAGACAGTGAAGGCCATCAGCCAACAACCTCCATTTGAGGTGTTGAGCCTTGCTAGCTCGATTGCTGATGCCCTTCAGATATGA
- the LOC123138000 gene encoding cysteine protease XCP1 yields the protein MDSELSIAFFLLIVFAACCCSSSGTHHDPSVVGYSQEDIALPSGIHDLFSSWSVKHSKVYVTPKEKVRRYEVFRQNLKHIVETNRRNGSYWLGLNQFADVAHDEFKAGYLGLSTGGRPHAPTTAFRYEAAVDLPWEVDWRKKGAVTPVKNQGKCGSCWAFSTVAAVEGINQIVTGRLESLSEQELMDCDSTFDHGCGGGLMDFAYAYIVGNQGIHTDGDYPYLMEEGDCKEKQPHSKVVTISGYEDVPENSEVSLLKALAHQPVSVGIAVGSRDFQFYKGGVFEGTCGTQLDHALTAVGYGSSNGQDYIIMKNSWGGGWGEQGYIRIKRGTGRPEGVCDIYKIASYPIKNNRTGWGWGA from the exons ATGGATTCAGAGCTCTCGATAGCGTTCTTCTTGTTGATAGTTTTTGCAGCGTGTTGTTGCTCTTCTTCGGGTACCCACCATGACCCCTCGGTCGTTGGGTACTCGCAGGAGGACATCGCGCTGCCGAGCGGGATTCATGATCTCTTCAGCTCGTGGTCGGTGAAGCACAGCAAGGTCTACGTGACCCCGAAGGAGAAGGTGCGGAGGTACGAGGTGTTCCGGCAGAACCTGAAGCACATCGTGGAGACCAACAGGAGGAACGGGAGCTACTGGCTGGGCCTGAACCAGTTCGCCGACGTCGCCCACGACGAGTTCAAGGCCGGCTACCTTGGGCTGAGCACCGGCGGGCGGCCGCACGCTCCGACGACGGCGTTCCGGTACGAGGCCGCCGTGGACCTGCCCTGGGAGGTGGactggaggaagaagggggccgtGACGCCGGTCAAGAACCAGGGAAAATGCG GAAGCTGCTGGGCCTTCTCGACTGTGGCGGCGGTGGAAGGGATAAACCAGATCGTGACGGGCAGGCTGGAGTCGCTGTCGGAGCAGGAGCTGATGGACTGCGACAGCACCTTCGATCACGGCTGCGGAGGGGGCCTCATGGACTTCGCCTACGCCTACATAGTGGGCAACCAGGGGATCCACACCGACGGCGACTACCCCTACCTCATGGAGGAGGGCGACTGCAAGGAGAAGCAG CCCCACTCCAAGGTCGTCACCATCAGCGGCTACGAGGACGTGCCGGAGAACAGCGAGGTGAGCCTGCTGAAGGCGCTGGCGCACCAGCCCGTCAGCGTGGGCATCGCTGTGGGGAGCAGAGACTTCCAGTTCTACAAAGGG GGGGTGTTTGAAGGAACGTGTGGCACTCAGCTGGACCATGCGCTGACGGCCGTCGGATACGGCTCATCCAACGGCCAGGACTACATCATCATGAAGAACTCGTGGGGCGGGGGCTGGGGCGAGCAAGGGTATATCAGGATCAAGAGGGGCACTGGGAGGCCCGAGGGCGTCTGCGACATCTACAAGATTGCCTCTTACCCTATCAAGAACAACAGAACGGGTTGGGGGTGGGGGGCCTGA